Proteins encoded in a region of the Isoalcanivorax pacificus W11-5 genome:
- a CDS encoding Panacea domain-containing protein, whose translation MSNISAVDVAKYFLVRDDREDAETGISNLKLQKLLYYAQGFHLAIFDKPLFSQNIEAWAHGPVVPSVYHDYKQHGKSAIPAPEDFSPEESFTDEQLEFLNEVYEVFGQFSAWKLRNMTHEEAPWQDYEEVAGTIPQADLKTYFKTRIK comes from the coding sequence ATGTCTAATATTTCAGCGGTTGATGTGGCTAAGTATTTTTTGGTCCGGGATGACCGTGAAGATGCGGAGACGGGCATATCCAATTTAAAGCTACAAAAGCTCCTGTATTACGCTCAAGGTTTCCACCTCGCCATTTTCGATAAGCCGTTGTTTTCTCAGAATATTGAAGCTTGGGCTCATGGGCCGGTTGTGCCTAGTGTTTACCATGATTACAAGCAACATGGCAAAAGCGCCATACCTGCTCCTGAGGATTTTTCTCCTGAAGAGAGTTTTACTGACGAGCAGCTTGAATTTTTAAATGAGGTCTATGAGGTTTTCGGGCAGTTTTCTGCATGGAAACTTAGGAATATGACGCACGAAGAGGCGCCGTGGCAGGATTACGAAGAAGTCGCGGGTACAATTCCACAGGCTGATCTTAAGACTTATTTTAAAACCAGAATCAAATAG
- a CDS encoding nucleotidyltransferase family protein translates to MNRDHILALLSQNKPALEARFGVTRLALFGSSARGTASPDSDIDILVAFDGPATSKRYFGVQFYLEDLLQQPVDLVTEKALRPELRPFVERDRVNV, encoded by the coding sequence ATGAACAGGGATCACATCCTTGCATTACTCAGCCAGAACAAGCCCGCCCTGGAGGCACGCTTTGGTGTGACGCGGCTGGCCTTGTTTGGCTCGTCGGCCCGCGGCACTGCATCACCCGACAGTGACATCGACATCCTGGTTGCCTTTGATGGGCCGGCCACATCAAAGCGCTATTTCGGCGTGCAATTCTATCTGGAAGATCTGCTACAGCAGCCCGTGGATCTCGTTACCGAGAAAGCATTGCGTCCAGAACTGCGTCCCTTCGTTGAACGGGATCGCGTCAATGTCTGA
- a CDS encoding type II toxin-antitoxin system HigB family toxin: protein MQFVQGRLYIKHILTHAEYDKLCKRYAKGERS, encoded by the coding sequence ATTCAGTTCGTGCAGGGACGCCTCTACATCAAGCACATCCTGACGCATGCGGAGTATGACAAGCTCTGCAAGCGTTACGCGAAAGGGGAGCGGTCATGA
- a CDS encoding helix-turn-helix domain-containing protein, whose amino-acid sequence MNAMVFKEACLHFAEVAAPYMPIRDPTHYEEALALIEGLLEEAEDSADDPLNIVIDMLSRAIAAYEQQDATLASFATQPADEPADLALLRVLMSQHQLGVADLPEIGSKSMVSRVLSGQRSLSKQHIKALANRFGINPGLFF is encoded by the coding sequence ATGAATGCCATGGTGTTCAAAGAAGCCTGCCTGCACTTCGCCGAAGTCGCGGCGCCCTATATGCCCATTCGGGACCCTACGCACTATGAGGAAGCACTGGCACTGATCGAGGGGCTGCTGGAAGAGGCTGAGGATTCGGCAGACGACCCGCTGAATATTGTCATTGATATGCTCAGCCGCGCCATCGCGGCTTACGAACAACAGGATGCAACACTGGCCTCCTTTGCTACGCAACCAGCAGACGAGCCTGCCGATCTGGCCCTGCTGCGGGTGCTGATGAGTCAGCATCAGCTTGGCGTCGCAGACCTGCCGGAGATCGGCTCCAAGTCGATGGTGTCGCGCGTGCTGTCCGGCCAGCGCAGTCTCAGCAAGCAGCATATCAAGGCGCTGGCCAATCGTTTTGGCATCAATCCCGGGCTCTTCTTCTGA